The genomic segment CTTCTTGTGAATAATCCTCGAATAATTTACTTCTTTAGATCCGGATTAGATTGCATTGATCGAATATATTTACTCATACATGTTTTGTTTATACAGACACATATATATGAAATCATCCAAATGAAAAACGGCATGTAAACTACGTTAAATTAGAGCAAGTTATGATAAATATTGAACATAAACCATTTTCAAGAAAAAGGGAAAGAATATTTTTGAGAAGAAAGTTTACCCACTTTTAATTGGATCCATTGTCACTGGTTTGGAAACTCGGAATCAAGAAAATGGCATAGATGCAGAATTGGATTCATCATCGGGCGTTCCACTACTACTTCcagtcttcttcttcttcttcttgtaaGGGATCCCTCTTGCCTTAGCTTGGCATTCCTTGACTTCCCTCAGATAAATCCTGATTGCACCACTAGCAAATGGGTTATTTTCCGGCGATCCGCCGTTCTCCTCATAGGCGGCACGCAGCCTTCCGATGAGTGCATCAAGGCTACCCCAAGCCTGCCTCAGCGGGCAGGCACAAGGCGCTGGCGGCTCTGGCTGCCCAAAAAAGATGCAGCCTTGCAAGTGAACCTTAGTCTTCCCGAACTGATCCAGGTACCTCAAGAAATCCAGCACATGGTTGCTGTTGCACT from the Primulina huaijiensis isolate GDHJ02 unplaced genomic scaffold, ASM1229523v2 scaffold25037, whole genome shotgun sequence genome contains:
- the LOC140967379 gene encoding protein LIGHT-DEPENDENT SHORT HYPOCOTYLS 10-like — its product is MERGKDLSEGPSSRSPTGGEASAAGITPSRYESQKRRDWNTFGQFLKNQRPPVALSQCNSNHVLDFLRYLDQFGKTKVHLQGCIFFGQPEPPAPCACPLRQAWGSLDALIGRLRAAYEENGGSPENNPFASGAIRIYLREVKECQAKARGIPYKKKKKKTGSSSGTPDDESNSASMPFS